In the genome of Paenibacillus sp. FSL R5-0766, one region contains:
- a CDS encoding sensor histidine kinase translates to MARWLTSSLQRKLSVVVTASMIVPLLALGLFAFLISSSITEQKTKLSGMDTLKQVEANLRYMLQDAENLSIFLIGERDIQQYLSHNEDHELDRVDILGRMTNLAASKKYIANIAIYPGRFDATLSTATWYESNESNLSYPSVPSGEAVKQWTGVYPVQNYAGIQNVITLVRPIRSIHDYRPIGWLAISLDEKAISKGWAALGLGRGQGRLELIGSSGEILSSMDKSRLGLKLEGVEPGITTLIQDGGSGTTTYGSGDDKRTLLYYPEELTGWTLVGTVPYDQYKSENRYILILTGCAVAMSAVISAGLVWFTVRRVTRPLRVLTRHLSRIDPERPLPLFRSESDDEIGRLGESYNLLGAHIQLLKEEVIRGEARKKEADLRVLQAQINPHFLYNTLSSIHWIALMSEEKRIADMVEGLSDFLRISLNNGQDYCPVEQEIAHIRHYVRVQSIRFPDQFVLHYIVDPALEKRVMLKLLLQPLVENAMIHGIQPKAGVGTITIMIRKDPDNEQMNVLVLDDGVGMEPDRLEQLRISIREWKGKQPEKQLNQGGYGLCNVNERLLLHYGADAQLEVDSRVGGGTRISFSIPILEGSP, encoded by the coding sequence AAAGCTGTCCGGCATGGATACGCTGAAACAGGTAGAAGCAAATCTTCGTTATATGTTGCAGGATGCCGAGAATCTCTCCATTTTCCTGATTGGAGAACGGGACATCCAGCAGTATCTTAGCCACAATGAAGATCATGAGCTGGACCGGGTGGATATTCTGGGCAGAATGACCAATCTGGCGGCTTCCAAGAAATATATCGCCAACATCGCCATATATCCGGGACGTTTTGATGCCACATTGTCAACCGCTACCTGGTATGAATCCAATGAATCCAACCTTTCGTATCCCTCTGTTCCCAGTGGTGAAGCAGTCAAACAATGGACGGGAGTATACCCAGTTCAGAATTACGCGGGTATTCAAAATGTGATCACATTGGTTCGGCCGATTCGCAGTATCCATGATTATCGACCCATCGGCTGGTTAGCCATTAGTCTGGATGAGAAGGCCATATCCAAGGGATGGGCCGCTCTGGGATTAGGCAGAGGGCAAGGCAGACTGGAACTCATCGGCAGTTCTGGAGAGATTCTGTCTTCGATGGACAAATCCCGGCTTGGGCTTAAGCTGGAAGGTGTCGAACCAGGGATTACAACGTTGATTCAGGATGGCGGTAGCGGAACCACCACGTATGGCAGTGGTGACGATAAACGGACGTTGCTCTATTATCCGGAAGAACTGACGGGGTGGACGTTGGTTGGAACGGTTCCTTATGACCAGTACAAGTCGGAGAATCGGTACATTCTTATTCTAACTGGCTGCGCCGTTGCCATGTCTGCTGTGATCAGTGCTGGATTGGTCTGGTTTACGGTGCGGCGTGTGACGAGGCCGCTTCGTGTACTCACCCGGCATCTGTCTCGAATTGATCCGGAACGCCCGCTTCCTTTGTTTCGATCAGAAAGTGATGACGAGATTGGCAGGCTTGGGGAGAGTTACAATCTGCTCGGTGCACATATTCAGTTATTGAAGGAAGAGGTTATTCGAGGTGAAGCTCGCAAAAAAGAAGCGGATCTTCGGGTGCTTCAGGCGCAGATTAACCCGCACTTTCTGTATAACACACTCTCTTCAATTCATTGGATTGCCTTGATGTCTGAAGAGAAGCGGATCGCGGATATGGTTGAGGGCTTGAGTGACTTTCTACGCATCAGTTTAAACAATGGTCAGGATTATTGCCCTGTGGAACAGGAGATTGCTCATATTCGCCATTATGTGCGTGTGCAGTCGATTCGTTTCCCTGATCAATTTGTGTTGCATTATATCGTAGATCCAGCGCTTGAGAAGCGAGTGATGCTGAAGCTATTGCTGCAACCGCTCGTTGAGAACGCCATGATTCATGGCATTCAGCCCAAAGCAGGCGTAGGCACCATCACCATAATGATTCGTAAGGACCCGGATAATGAACAGATGAATGTGCTCGTGCTGGATGATGGTGTTGGCATGGAGCCGGACAGACTGGAGCAATTAAGGATAAGTATTAGGGAATGGAAGGGAAAACAGCCGGAAAAACAGCTAAACCAAGGCGGTTATGGGCTCTGCAATGTAAATGAGAGACTGCTGCTCCATTATGGAGCGGATGCACAGCTTGAAGTAGACAGCAGGGTTGGGGGAGGTACCCGGATTTCGTTTTCCATTCCAATCTTGGAGGGTTCGCCATGA
- a CDS encoding helix-turn-helix domain-containing protein encodes MRLLIVDDEVIIRTGLASVIAWHDLGIELLQPAASAEEALTRLAEERPHILMTDIRMTGRSGLELAEEGLRLLPELEVIILSGYDDFSYAQQAIRQGVTDYLLKTSKPEEIIKTVLQAKQRITERWAEKSREGQLMRENRERLFAGWIIDGDTASGHFPSFLRTDAGKEAGVVGLDDEQILRQVIILRAEGWDRSSDALLRFAVQNTLEDMLPGAIAHVEKQQIICVVSWPPVEHETTFRLESALRRVEQLLKCTLRAAVGLPVRGYADLHESYRTASAAFRYRGLMNYKVWHYEHVQDRQGGKTVLTHEEETRLGTILLDNDSVTLTTWTRELVANLVTEPEVTPESFSACLHSAVIAGHRWLTRTMRATGHEEPARLEPWLPEPDAEAGDLGDMLFHHLYGLMHVYHSRMGQGQAAHVQRAIGYIESSLAQDINLQQVAGHVHLHPGHLSELFKKEMGVTFGDFVTDMRIRRAMDMLAVSPAKVSEVAAISGYEDVKYFSRLFKKHTGKTPSEYREEAMSFKPSGS; translated from the coding sequence ATGAGACTATTAATTGTTGATGATGAAGTGATTATCCGTACAGGGCTTGCCAGCGTTATCGCTTGGCATGACCTCGGAATTGAACTTCTTCAACCTGCTGCCTCGGCAGAGGAGGCGTTAACACGCTTGGCTGAGGAACGTCCACATATCCTGATGACGGATATTCGGATGACAGGCAGATCGGGACTGGAACTGGCAGAAGAGGGTCTGCGATTGTTACCTGAGCTGGAGGTCATTATTTTGTCTGGATACGATGACTTTTCTTATGCCCAACAAGCGATTCGCCAAGGTGTTACAGATTATCTGCTCAAAACAAGTAAGCCGGAGGAGATTATCAAGACCGTATTACAGGCCAAACAGCGAATCACGGAACGTTGGGCAGAGAAGTCCAGAGAGGGCCAACTTATGCGGGAGAATCGGGAGCGGTTATTTGCTGGATGGATCATTGATGGTGACACCGCTTCGGGTCATTTTCCTTCATTCTTGCGAACTGATGCTGGAAAAGAGGCAGGGGTTGTTGGCCTTGATGATGAACAGATTCTCAGACAAGTCATTATTCTTCGAGCGGAGGGTTGGGATCGATCCTCGGATGCGCTATTACGATTTGCGGTGCAGAATACTCTGGAGGATATGTTACCTGGTGCCATTGCTCATGTAGAGAAACAGCAAATTATTTGTGTAGTTTCATGGCCGCCTGTGGAACATGAAACTACGTTCAGGCTGGAGAGTGCATTACGTCGGGTGGAGCAATTACTGAAGTGCACCCTGCGCGCAGCCGTAGGTCTGCCTGTGCGTGGATATGCAGATCTGCACGAAAGCTACAGAACTGCTTCAGCTGCATTCCGATATCGGGGTTTGATGAATTACAAAGTATGGCATTATGAGCACGTTCAGGATCGCCAAGGCGGTAAAACTGTACTTACGCACGAAGAGGAGACCAGACTTGGTACAATATTGCTGGATAATGATTCAGTCACGTTAACGACATGGACGCGGGAACTTGTGGCTAATCTTGTTACGGAACCGGAGGTCACACCAGAATCGTTCAGTGCTTGTTTGCACTCAGCCGTCATTGCAGGTCATCGCTGGCTAACTCGCACAATGCGAGCCACAGGGCATGAAGAACCCGCAAGGCTCGAGCCCTGGTTGCCGGAACCGGATGCTGAAGCTGGTGACCTCGGGGATATGCTGTTCCATCATCTGTATGGTCTGATGCATGTCTATCATAGCCGAATGGGTCAGGGACAGGCTGCCCATGTGCAGAGGGCTATCGGTTATATTGAATCTTCATTGGCGCAGGATATTAATCTGCAGCAGGTAGCTGGACATGTTCATTTGCATCCGGGTCACCTCAGTGAACTGTTTAAAAAAGAAATGGGTGTGACCTTCGGAGATTTTGTCACCGATATGCGTATACGAAGAGCGATGGATATGCTCGCGGTGTCTCCAGCTAAGGTTAGTGAAGTCGCTGCCATCAGCGGCTACGAGGACGTGAAATATTTTAGCAGACTGTTCAAAAAACATACCGGCAAAACCCCGAGTGAATATCGCGAGGAGGCAATGTCGTTTAAGCCTTCGGGAAGTTAG
- a CDS encoding glycoside hydrolase family 2 protein has translation MKTHSSSQDLSGQWKIQHFEVGEKRAMDVAAATLDDRFWIGAEVPGDVHAALVERSIIDPPYYGHNDAKSRWIEQKEWWYRTTFNLVKDAETEEHFELVFEGLDTFATVYVNGHEVGKTANMLMSHTFNVTSLVRSGWNAIAVKFDPLHLHHRDKETFDWSSYTKERPWLRKAAMNFGWDWGPRMVTVGIWGAVRLEKRTIAKLESVYARTESVSIELAVLHVTADVKSVLSYRSRQKREQAVVATCNIRLLDRSGNDVAGATELPVEGGKADITLNVTSPQLWWTHDLGEPYLYTLEVTLYADGVEVDRYNEPYGLRTIELALHNEQGEDAFTFILNGVKVYAKGANWIPADHLIGAIPTSRYRELVELSVEGHMNMLRVWAGGIYEKDVFYDECDRQGVLVWQDFAFANALFPDFNRDFMDNVRQEVENNVLRLRNRASLAIWCGNNEIDWLYDMKSASGDITSPFYGELIYHELIPEVLERLDLSRPYWPSSPFGDSNGQDANDPDVGDRHNWQVWHGSVYPRKHGEPPLLDYSIEGVTFKNYKNDHALFSSEFGMHASANRYTLEKNMPAGQFYWGSPEMAYRNKDTNHQKGILLMEGYTGIPQNIEEYMNYSMLTQAEGLRYGIEHFRRINHRNSGALVWQLNDSWPGTSWSMIDYELLPKASFYYGKIFFHPVLLSLEHEPGEPLALWVVNDTRDVLKGELRLNVYALNGEKIYSSSHAVEVTSQSSRCIAESTEVEVLQGRRAEEVMVELVSEGFAAPSNRYFLRDPKDVTLPESQLSVHVNEEEQSVTVTASGAIARLVKLELPLGRVRFSDNYFDLLPGESRTVRLLHPEQTSLPLTELRVSAMNGREG, from the coding sequence ATGAAGACCCATAGTTCAAGTCAGGATTTATCGGGACAATGGAAGATACAGCATTTTGAAGTTGGAGAGAAGCGGGCAATGGATGTGGCAGCTGCTACACTGGATGACCGTTTCTGGATTGGGGCTGAAGTGCCTGGCGATGTACACGCTGCACTGGTTGAACGCAGTATCATTGATCCGCCCTATTACGGACATAATGATGCCAAAAGTCGCTGGATTGAGCAAAAGGAATGGTGGTACCGCACAACCTTCAATCTGGTGAAAGATGCAGAGACCGAGGAGCACTTTGAATTGGTGTTCGAAGGATTGGATACGTTTGCAACGGTATATGTCAATGGCCATGAAGTTGGGAAAACGGCCAATATGCTTATGTCACATACGTTTAATGTAACGTCTCTGGTACGCAGCGGCTGGAATGCGATTGCTGTCAAGTTTGATCCGCTTCACCTGCATCACCGGGACAAAGAAACCTTCGACTGGTCCTCGTATACGAAGGAACGACCGTGGTTGCGCAAAGCAGCGATGAACTTTGGCTGGGACTGGGGTCCGCGTATGGTTACGGTGGGGATCTGGGGTGCTGTACGGCTGGAAAAACGAACAATCGCCAAGCTGGAAAGTGTGTATGCCCGAACGGAATCAGTCAGTATAGAGCTTGCTGTATTACATGTCACGGCGGATGTGAAGTCGGTCTTGTCTTACCGTAGCAGACAGAAACGTGAGCAGGCTGTGGTTGCGACCTGTAATATTCGTCTGCTGGATCGCAGCGGAAACGATGTGGCAGGTGCCACTGAATTACCTGTAGAAGGTGGTAAGGCAGATATCACATTAAACGTTACGTCACCTCAGTTATGGTGGACTCATGATCTGGGTGAGCCGTATCTGTATACGCTGGAGGTTACATTATACGCCGATGGCGTTGAGGTGGATCGTTATAACGAGCCTTATGGGTTACGAACAATTGAGCTCGCTCTTCACAATGAACAGGGTGAGGATGCATTTACTTTTATTCTGAACGGAGTCAAAGTATACGCCAAGGGTGCCAACTGGATTCCGGCTGATCATCTGATTGGTGCCATCCCAACCTCCCGGTATCGTGAGCTTGTGGAGCTGTCGGTGGAAGGTCATATGAACATGCTGCGTGTCTGGGCTGGTGGTATATATGAGAAGGATGTCTTCTACGATGAGTGTGATCGGCAAGGGGTGCTGGTGTGGCAGGATTTTGCATTCGCGAACGCGTTGTTCCCGGATTTCAATCGTGATTTCATGGATAATGTGCGGCAAGAGGTAGAAAACAATGTCTTGCGCCTGCGTAACCGTGCTTCGCTTGCCATCTGGTGTGGGAATAATGAGATTGACTGGCTCTATGATATGAAGTCGGCGAGTGGAGATATTACCAGCCCGTTCTACGGTGAACTTATCTATCATGAGCTGATCCCTGAAGTGCTGGAGCGATTGGATCTGTCTCGTCCATACTGGCCTTCTTCGCCGTTCGGGGACAGCAACGGTCAGGATGCGAATGACCCGGATGTGGGGGATCGTCACAACTGGCAGGTATGGCATGGTTCGGTCTATCCAAGGAAGCATGGAGAGCCGCCGCTGCTGGACTACAGTATTGAAGGTGTAACGTTCAAAAATTACAAAAACGATCATGCGTTGTTCAGCAGTGAATTTGGTATGCATGCCTCGGCCAACCGTTACACGCTGGAGAAAAATATGCCTGCAGGGCAGTTTTACTGGGGGAGTCCGGAGATGGCCTATCGTAACAAGGATACCAATCACCAGAAAGGCATTTTGCTAATGGAGGGTTATACAGGGATTCCGCAAAATATAGAGGAATACATGAACTATTCCATGCTGACTCAAGCAGAAGGATTGCGCTATGGAATTGAACATTTCCGACGTATTAATCACCGTAACAGCGGTGCGCTTGTGTGGCAATTGAATGACAGTTGGCCAGGGACAAGCTGGTCCATGATTGATTATGAACTGCTGCCGAAGGCATCCTTTTATTATGGGAAAATATTCTTTCATCCTGTCCTGTTGTCACTGGAGCATGAGCCGGGGGAGCCGCTTGCGTTGTGGGTTGTGAACGATACACGTGACGTCTTGAAGGGGGAGCTTCGACTCAATGTCTATGCATTGAATGGAGAGAAGATCTACTCCAGCTCACATGCTGTTGAGGTAACATCCCAATCCTCACGGTGTATTGCTGAATCAACTGAAGTAGAGGTATTACAGGGTAGACGCGCGGAGGAAGTAATGGTTGAGTTGGTATCCGAAGGATTTGCGGCACCGAGTAATCGTTACTTCTTGCGCGATCCTAAGGATGTGACGTTGCCAGAGTCGCAATTGAGCGTACATGTGAACGAGGAGGAGCAGTCTGTTACGGTTACGGCCAGTGGTGCGATTGCACGATTGGTGAAGCTGGAGCTTCCCCTTGGGCGTGTCCGATTCAGTGACAATTATTTCGATCTGCTCCCCGGTGAGAGCCGAACAGTGAGACTACTTCACCCAGAGCAAACGTCTCTGCCACTGACAGAACTTCGAGTTAGTGCCATGAACGGCAGAGAAGGATAA